The window CAGCGTGGCGGTTAAACAGGCGTTTGTCACGAACCCGTTTAGAGCAGGATGTGGGCCCGCACGGCCTCACGGCTCGCCGCATCCAGGCCGATCACCTGGTCCAGATAGCCGTCCAGCGAGCCGTTCTGGTCCTTGATCACCGCGAAGGCGGCGGCCAGGTAGTCGGCGTGAACGCCCATGGCCGCGCGCATCGCCGCTTCGGACGGCATGCGGCCGGTCACCTCATGGATGGCGGCCATGAACTTGGGACCGCGCCGCTCGAAGCGGCTGTCGTCATTGGTCAGCAGATAGTCGTCAATGACGTCATCATCCGACACCCCGGCAATGTGGTGGGTCAGGGCCGCCAGAACGCCGGTGCGGTCCTTGCCCGCCGCGCAGTGGATCAGCACCGGTCCGCGTCCCTGGGCCAGGGCCTGGAAGTAGCGGGTGAACAGGTCGATGTGCCGCTCCTTGAACGGCAGGCGGCAATAGTACTCGATCATATAGGCGTGGATCGACTGCACACTCAGGTCGGAGCTGCGCAGGAAGGTGTGCCAGGGATCATCGGGTGAGCCCTGGTCGTTCTCGATGACCTCGGCCGCAAACCCTGCCCAGCGCCGCGAGGGCGCGCGTTCCCGTTCATTGGGCCGGCGCAGATCGACCAGGGTCGCGATCCCGAGCCCTGCCAGGGCCGCAAGATCCTCGTCCGTGGCCTCGGCCTGATGGGCGGCGCGGAACAGAACCCCCCGCTTCAGACGGCCCGCGCCGGCGGCGTAGTCACCATAGTCGCGGAGGTTTTCAATGCCTTGCAGCGGGATCAGACGGGTCATGTCAGGGGTGTTAGCGCGCCAGGGTGACGTTGGCGAGACTCTGGACGCCCCGCGCCACGCCTGAGTAGATGGTCCCATGACCAATCCTTACCGCTTCAAGAGCTTCGACGGCGTCGAGATCGCCTGGCGCACCCTGGGCGAGGGTCGGCCCACCCTGATGCTGCATGGCTTCCTGGCCAATGCCGAGTTCAACTGGTTTGCGCCCGGCATTGCCGCCGCCGTGGCCGCTACGGGACGCCAGGTCATTGCGCCGGACCTGCGCGGGCATGGCCACTCCGCCGCGCCCGTCGCGCCGGCGGCATGGCCTGCCGACGTCCTGGCCGCCGACCAGGAGGCGCTGATCGCCCATCTGGGTCTGACCGAATACGATCTCGTCGGCTATTCGCTGGGCGCGCGGACGGCGGTGCGGATGCTGACCCGCGGTGCCCGGCCGGCGAAACTGGTGCTCGGCGGCATGGGCGACAGCGGCCTGATGGCGGCCGGCGCACGTGCGGCGATGTTCGAGGACTCGATCCGCCACGGCGAGGCCGCCAAAGACCCGCGCGCAGGCCGGCGGGTGCAGGCGATGATGGCGGCCAGCGGCCTGATCCCCGAGGCGATGCTGGGCGTGCTGGCCTCGTTTGTAGCGACCTCCGAGGCGCAGCTGCGCGCCCTTGACCTGCCGACCCTGGTGATCGCCGGCGTCTCAGACGACGACAATGGCTCGGCCGAGGGTCTTGCGGCGATGATGGGCAACGCGCGGGTGGTGCGCGTGGCCGGGGATCATCTCAGCGCGGTGATGGAGCCGGACCTGGCGGCGCAGATCTCGAGCTTTCTGGCGGCCTGAAACGGGCTACCGCCTCAGCCACGGTGCCAGCCGGTCCTGCACCGGCTGGTCGACATAGGTGTGGAACAGCCAGGCCCCGCCATAGGCCAGGGGGAAGCCGGCCAGCCACATCAGCCACTGCCAGCCGATGCCGATCGGCACGGTGTCGATCAGCTTGTGCACGGCGCTCCAGTAGATCACGCCGACGAAGATGTGGGTGATGAACAGGGCAAAGGACAGCTTGGCCCCCTCCTCGATCCAGGCCCGGGGGCGCTTTACCGGCAGACGGCCGGCGCCGAGGATGATGCAGCCTATGGCCAGCAGGCTGGGCAGGTCGAACCACAGCACGTCGGGCAGGGCATAGCGGTCGAACAGCTGCCAGGCGATCAGAACTGCCGCGCCGCCATAGAGCAGCACGCGCGCCGCCGCCTCCGAGGGCCAGTCCATCTCCACAGCCCGGGCCAGGCAGACCCCCAGGATGAACAGGGGCAGGGCCCGGACGACCCCGAACTGAAACTGCAGGTCGGCCAGGGCGTGGTCGAAGCCGAAGCGGGCGATGAGTTCAAAGACAATGATCACGGCCAGGCCCGCCAGGGGCAGCACGACCGCATGTCGCACCCGGTCCGCTGCCCGCCACAGGAACGGGAAGATCGCATAGCAGACGATCAGGGCCGACAGGGACCAGCTGGGCAGGTTCCAGCCATCGCTGGGCACACCCCAGGCATGGACCAGCAGGGCCTGGACCGGCAGCTGGTCCCAGGCGAAACGCGAGGGCTTGTGGGCGTCGGTGCCGATGGTATTGAGCACCAGCACCAGGGCCGCCATGGCCGCCAGCACCATCAGATGTCCCGGCCAGACCCGGGCGGCGCGGCGCACCCAGAACCGGCCCGGCGAGATCTGGCCCGACAGGGTCGAGGCGCCATAGGCCCGGCCCAGCACATAGCCCGAGAGGATCAGGAAGAAGTCGGTGGCCAGAAAGCCGCGCGAGAAGACCTGGTGAAACCGCTCGATCCGCAGCGGGCTCTCGGCCCCGTAGTGATAGAGCACGATCAGCAGCGAGGCGAGAAACCGCAGGAAGTCCAGGGCCCCGCCCCGCACGGCCCGGCGCGCGCGCGCCATGACCGGGGTCGCGACCGGAGGGGCTTCAGGCGCCGACGAGGACGCGTCAGGGGGCAAATCAGAGCGGGTCACAGCCATGGCCTTAACAAAGCCGGCCGCGCGGGAAAAGCCATGCCGTCGCGCCATCTTGCGGCAGGCTGTGCCCCCGCCTATCTGTAACTAGAGTTGTTTCCGAATAGAGATCACCATGACCCGCATGCCCGCCCTGTTCGTCGGCCACGGTTCGCCGATGAATGCCATTGAGGACAACGCCTGGAGCCGCGCCTGGGCCGCGATGGGCCGCGACCTGCCGCGTCCGCGCGCCATCGCCATGGTCAGTGCCCACTGGGAGACCAGGGGGGCCACAGCCGTCAGTGCCTCGGCGACGCCCGAGACGATCCACGATTTCGGCGGTTTTCCGCAGGCCCTGTTCGATGTTCAGTACCGCGCCCCGGGCGATCCGGCCCTGGCGGCGCAGATCGGCCAGATCCTCTCGCCCGACCGGGTGGTCCAGCATCCGACGCGCGGTCTCGACCACGGGGCCTGGGGCGTGCTCTTGCCGATGTATCCCGAGGCCGACATACCGGTAGTGCAGATCAGCCTCGATCGCGGGCGGTCCAATCCCTGGCACTATGAGGCCGGCCGGCGACTTTCAGCCCTGCGCGACGAGGGCGTGCTCCTGATCGGCAGCGGCGACATCGTCCACAACCTGCGGGCCGCCGATTTCCGCCGGCCCGAAGCGCCGCCCTGGGCTGAACGTTTCAACGAGACGGCCAAGGCCCTGATCCTGGCCGGCGCCCATGACGCGCTGATCGACTGGCAGGGCCTGGGCCCAGACGCCGAGATCGCCATCAACAGCGCCGAACACTATCTGCCCCTGCTCTATGTGCTGGGGGCACAGGGCCCGGACGATCCGGTCAGCTTCTTCACCGATGACGTCTTCGCCGCCATCTCGATGACGGGCGTCAAGTTCGGCTAGATGCGAACAACGCCCGTGCCGGGGAGCACGAGCGTTGCGCTTTTGAGGACGCTGGGGCCGGCTGGGGGGGGAGGAGCCGGGTTGTCCGCGTCGAGACTTAGATTGGGAGCCGAACCCGGCTTTGCAACGGCCTGACCGGGGTCTTTTCAAGACCAAATGCGGCGGCAGCTCGCCGGAACAGCCCGCCGCTCAGGTCTAACCGTCAGGACCGAGCGATCCGCGTGCTCCACCAGAGCAGGAGCGGCATCAGGATCACCTCGGCCAGAAAGGAGCCCAGGATGTCGGGTCCGAACTGGACATCGAAGCGAAGGGCACTGAACCGCGCCAGCCCGCCGATGATCGTCAGAACCAGCGCGGTCTGAAGGGCCGGCTTGAGCGGCCGCAGGTTCCAGGCACCGGCCAGAAAG of the Caulobacter henricii genome contains:
- a CDS encoding tyrosine-protein phosphatase — translated: MTRLIPLQGIENLRDYGDYAAGAGRLKRGVLFRAAHQAEATDEDLAALAGLGIATLVDLRRPNERERAPSRRWAGFAAEVIENDQGSPDDPWHTFLRSSDLSVQSIHAYMIEYYCRLPFKERHIDLFTRYFQALAQGRGPVLIHCAAGKDRTGVLAALTHHIAGVSDDDVIDDYLLTNDDSRFERRGPKFMAAIHEVTGRMPSEAAMRAAMGVHADYLAAAFAVIKDQNGSLDGYLDQVIGLDAASREAVRAHILL
- a CDS encoding alpha/beta fold hydrolase produces the protein MTNPYRFKSFDGVEIAWRTLGEGRPTLMLHGFLANAEFNWFAPGIAAAVAATGRQVIAPDLRGHGHSAAPVAPAAWPADVLAADQEALIAHLGLTEYDLVGYSLGARTAVRMLTRGARPAKLVLGGMGDSGLMAAGARAAMFEDSIRHGEAAKDPRAGRRVQAMMAASGLIPEAMLGVLASFVATSEAQLRALDLPTLVIAGVSDDDNGSAEGLAAMMGNARVVRVAGDHLSAVMEPDLAAQISSFLAA
- a CDS encoding acyltransferase family protein, with the translated sequence MARARRAVRGGALDFLRFLASLLIVLYHYGAESPLRIERFHQVFSRGFLATDFFLILSGYVLGRAYGASTLSGQISPGRFWVRRAARVWPGHLMVLAAMAALVLVLNTIGTDAHKPSRFAWDQLPVQALLVHAWGVPSDGWNLPSWSLSALIVCYAIFPFLWRAADRVRHAVVLPLAGLAVIIVFELIARFGFDHALADLQFQFGVVRALPLFILGVCLARAVEMDWPSEAAARVLLYGGAAVLIAWQLFDRYALPDVLWFDLPSLLAIGCIILGAGRLPVKRPRAWIEEGAKLSFALFITHIFVGVIYWSAVHKLIDTVPIGIGWQWLMWLAGFPLAYGGAWLFHTYVDQPVQDRLAPWLRR
- the ygiD gene encoding 4,5-DOPA dioxygenase extradiol, giving the protein MTRMPALFVGHGSPMNAIEDNAWSRAWAAMGRDLPRPRAIAMVSAHWETRGATAVSASATPETIHDFGGFPQALFDVQYRAPGDPALAAQIGQILSPDRVVQHPTRGLDHGAWGVLLPMYPEADIPVVQISLDRGRSNPWHYEAGRRLSALRDEGVLLIGSGDIVHNLRAADFRRPEAPPWAERFNETAKALILAGAHDALIDWQGLGPDAEIAINSAEHYLPLLYVLGAQGPDDPVSFFTDDVFAAISMTGVKFG